The Terriglobia bacterium sequence ATTTTGAAGGAGCCAGGTGGGTCCTCTGCACCCTCCACAATGGTTCTCCGTTTGATTGGTAGTGCTCCCAACCGGCAAAGCGTTTCACACCGCGCCGTAAAATTTTAAAAAAAATGCCCAGTACGCCGGACGCAGGGGCACTAGGGCGCTCACTTGGGCACATAATCGCCAGTTTCCACGCCAGTCTTAAATCTTTCTAACCAAACGACCAAGGCGCACCCATGAAACTGCGATTCCATCTGCTGATTACATTGCTTTTAGCTGCATTTCGTCCGTTCTGCTGGCTGTGTGGGCGTGGAACGTGTCGGAGACGCCGCCACCGTTGCCGCAGCACGCGCCGAGCGCAGGGAGAAGATAAAAGAATCGACTAGCAGCTAGCCGCTAGTTGCTAGCTGCTTCCTCACACCGACTTCACCGGAATCAGCGTCAGATCGTCCACCAGCCCGACTTCCTTCTGCACGAACGGCTCAGCGTATTTCACGCCGGCCAGCAGTCCGTAGAAGCCGGCCATGGTCTCCAGGCGCGAACGGATTTCTTTTTCCGAAGGGAAGATGTCACTGCCGGCGCTCTGCTCGCTGTATTGCGACTTGTACGCCATCAGCGCGTTCAGCCGCGTTTCAAATTGATCGGTAATATCCACGACGAAGGTCGGCCGCACGTCATAGTAGAGACTGGCGTAGATGATCTTGAACGGGCGATGCGGCGCCCGGTGGCTCACCGCCTCCCCGAGCGCGCCCCCCAGCGAGCCCGGCTTGTCGCCCAGTTTCTTGAGTCCGGCGAGGAAGCATGCTTCATAGCCCAGCGTCGCGCAGTTGTAGTGGTCCGGATGGCGTCCTTGCCAGTAGGGAAGAATCACCACCCGCGGGCGTTGTTCGCGGATCACGTTGGCGATCTTCAGCCGGTTTTCCCAGCTGTTTTCCACGCGGCCGTCGGGGATATCCAGCGCCTGACGGAAACTGGCCCGCAAAATCTTGGCGGCTTCAGCGGCTTCGCGGGCGCGATCATCAGCCGTGCCGCGTGTTCCCATTTCGCCTTGCGTGAGATCGAGGATGCCGGTGCGCTGCCCGCGCTGCGCCATCTTCAGCAGGGTTCCGCCGCAGGTCTGCTCCACGTCATCGCGATGCGCGGCAATAGCCAGCACGTCCAATGCAGGCGTGCTCAATCCGCTTCTCCTTCAATGGTGACTTTTTCGCGGACGATCAAGCGATGCCCGGCCATCAGCTTGATCTGCGGAATCACGCGGTCAACATGTTCAGCCTTGTCAATGAAAGTCAGGACCAGGGGAAGTTTTCCCCCGGCGTCCACCAGCGTGGACGTCTTGACCCGGCTGTGCCCGGTAAAGCCGGCGACGGCATGCAGCACGGTGGCCCCCGCAATCTCCTGCTCGCGCAGGTACTTCAGCAGTTCCAGATGGAGCGGACGGCGATGCCATTCATCCGCCTCATTCAAATACACCGTCACTTGCACAGCGCTGCCGGTTTCAGTCATAGAGACAGAAGTTTCTGACAAGTTTCAGGCCCCATCAGGATTCTACGCTAATGGCCGCTTAAATCGCCCGGGCAATCGCTGCGCCCGCCAGCACAGCGCCCAGGCACAAGAGATTGT is a genomic window containing:
- a CDS encoding DUF190 domain-containing protein; amino-acid sequence: MTETGSAVQVTVYLNEADEWHRRPLHLELLKYLREQEIAGATVLHAVAGFTGHSRVKTSTLVDAGGKLPLVLTFIDKAEHVDRVIPQIKLMAGHRLIVREKVTIEGEAD
- the bshB1 gene encoding bacillithiol biosynthesis deacetylase BshB1, coding for MSTPALDVLAIAAHRDDVEQTCGGTLLKMAQRGQRTGILDLTQGEMGTRGTADDRAREAAEAAKILRASFRQALDIPDGRVENSWENRLKIANVIREQRPRVVILPYWQGRHPDHYNCATLGYEACFLAGLKKLGDKPGSLGGALGEAVSHRAPHRPFKIIYASLYYDVRPTFVVDITDQFETRLNALMAYKSQYSEQSAGSDIFPSEKEIRSRLETMAGFYGLLAGVKYAEPFVQKEVGLVDDLTLIPVKSV